ACTACCAGCTGGTCCGACGCGGGTGGATCCGCCGGCCCGGCTCGACGCCGGTGGCGTGAGGGACGCCGACCGTGGCCCGGGCCACCCGGCCGAGCGTGACCCGGGCCAACCGGCGAGCGTGACCCGGGCCACACGATGGTGACTCGCCCGATCGGGCAGGACTTGACAGCGGAGCCGAAACCGCCCATAGTAGTCGCCAAACCGCGGCGGAGTCGAAGCCGCCGACCCGGCGCCCGAGAGGCGCCTTGCCACCTGACACGGGCCACCCACGGCCCCCATCTGGACCAACGGCGTCGGGGAGGACGAGTACCCGGCCACCGGCCGGCCAGAGAGCGGGACCTGGCGCTGCGAGTCCCGTCCGGCGGTGCCGCGGGAAGATCCCCTCCCCGGTCGGGCAGGGATGGCCGCATCGCCGGCGTCCCCCCCGGCCCGCCGCCGCCCGAACGGGCACGCAGGCCCCGCGACCCGGCCCGGCCGCCGGGGAGGCTCCGCACGCTTCGACGCTTCCCGGGTCGGGCCGTCGCCGGCGGCCGGGCCGTGCCCCAGTAGACGCGGCCGGGTTCTCCCGTTAGCGAGACAGGGCATCGCTCGTCGACCGTCGGACCCCGGGACCGGGGGCCGGCCCGACCGGCCGCCGGCCTCGCCGGTTCGTCCGGACGGGTTCGCGGGGTCGGCTTCTCGGCTTCGCGGCGGCTAGGGCCGCCGGCCGAGGGCCCGGGCGGCGAGCCGTGCCCGGCGAGGGGACCATCCCGTCGCGCCGGCACCCTTCCCAGCCCGGGGTCGCAGGCACGGCGGCGAGGGTCAATGAGGGTGGTACCGCGGAAGGCGACGAAGCCCCCGTCCCTCGGGACGGGGGCTTTTCCATTTTCGACCCCCCGGAGGTGAGCCCCATGGGCGACGTCATCCTCTATGACACGACCCTGCGCGACGGCACCCAGCGCGCGGGGATCCACCTGACCCTGGCCGACAAGGTGCGGCTGGCGCGCAGGCTGGACGCCTTCGGCATCCCCTACGTGGAGGGCGGCTGGCCCGGGTCGAACCCCAAGGATGCCGCCTTCTTCCGGGCCCTGCAGGACCAGCCCCTGGAACGGGCCCGGCTCGTCGCCTTCACCAGCACCCGTCGCCCCGGCCGGCGCGTCCAGGACGACCCGGCCCTGACCGCCGCCCTGGACGCGGCCACGCCGGCGGTCTGCGTGGTCGGCAAGGCCTGGGACCGGCACGTCACCGTCGCCCTGGGCACCACCCTCGCGGAGAACCTGGCCATGGTCCGGGAGACGGTGGCGTTCCTCAAGGAGCACGGCCGCGAGGTGATCTTCGACGCCGAGCACTTCTTCGACGGCTTCGCCGCCAACCCGGACTACGCGCTGGCGGTCCTCGCGGCGGCGGACGCCGCCGGCGCCGACTGGCTGGTGCTGTGCGACACCAACGGCGGCAGCCTGCCCGAGGCCATCGCCCGGGCGGTGCGGGCCGCGGCCGCAGGCGTGCGCGCGCCCCTGGGCATCCACTGCCACGACGACGCCGGCCTCGCCGTAGCCAACTCCCTGGCCGCCGTGGCGGCGGGGTGCCGGATGGTCCAGGGCACCGTCAACGGCTACGGCGAGCGCTGCGGCAACGCCAACCTGCTCACCGTCGCCGCCAACCTGGAGCTCAAGATGGGCCGCCGCTGCTTGCCGCCCGGCGCCCTGGCCGGCCTCACGGCCCTGAGCCGGTTCGTCAGCGAGGTGGCCAACCTGCCCCATCGCGAGGAGGCACCCTACGTGGGCGCCAACGCCTTCACCCACAAGGCGGGCATCCACGTCTCCGCCCTCCTCAAGGAACCGGCCCTCTACGAGCACGTGGAGCCCGCGCGGGTGGGCAACGGGCGCCGGGTCCTGGTCTCCGAGCTGAGCGGCCGCGCCAACCTCCGCTACGTGCTGGGCTCCGACCTGGACGAACCGGCTCTCGCCCGTCTGCTGGAACGGATCAAGGAGCTCGAGAACCAGGGGTACCAGTTCGAAGGGGCGGAGGGCACCCTGGCCCTGCTGGCCTGGGAGGCGCGCCAGGGGGTGCCGGAGGCGCGGCAGGCCGCCGGACGCCCCGGCGCCGCCGAAGGGATCGTCCCTCCCGGCTCCGGGCCGGATGCCGACGGGGGAGCACCGCCCGACCGCCCCGGCGCACCGGGGAAGGGGTCGGGTGCGGACCCCGCCGCGCCCCCCGGGCGCGACACCCGGGACCGCCGGCAGGCGGCGACGGCAGGTGTCGCGGCCGGGATCCCCTTCGTCGTCGAAGCCTACCGCGTGACCGCCGCCCACGAATCCGGCGTCGGCTCGCGGGCGGAGGCGACCGTCAAGGTCCGGGTCGGGGGCCGGGTCATCCACACCGCGGCGGAGGGCAACGGCCCGGTCAACGCCCTGGACGCCGCCCTGCGCAAGGCGCTGCGCGAGGCCTACCCGAACCTGGGGCGGGTCCGGCTGGTGGACTACAAGGTGCGGGTGCTCGAGGGCGACGCCGGCACCGGCGCCCGGGTGCGGGTGCTGGTGGAGTGCACCGACGGGCAGGCGCGGTGGGGCACCGTCGGC
The sequence above is drawn from the Thermaerobacter sp. FW80 genome and encodes:
- the cimA gene encoding citramalate synthase is translated as MGDVILYDTTLRDGTQRAGIHLTLADKVRLARRLDAFGIPYVEGGWPGSNPKDAAFFRALQDQPLERARLVAFTSTRRPGRRVQDDPALTAALDAATPAVCVVGKAWDRHVTVALGTTLAENLAMVRETVAFLKEHGREVIFDAEHFFDGFAANPDYALAVLAAADAAGADWLVLCDTNGGSLPEAIARAVRAAAAGVRAPLGIHCHDDAGLAVANSLAAVAAGCRMVQGTVNGYGERCGNANLLTVAANLELKMGRRCLPPGALAGLTALSRFVSEVANLPHREEAPYVGANAFTHKAGIHVSALLKEPALYEHVEPARVGNGRRVLVSELSGRANLRYVLGSDLDEPALARLLERIKELENQGYQFEGAEGTLALLAWEARQGVPEARQAAGRPGAAEGIVPPGSGPDADGGAPPDRPGAPGKGSGADPAAPPGRDTRDRRQAATAGVAAGIPFVVEAYRVTAAHESGVGSRAEATVKVRVGGRVIHTAAEGNGPVNALDAALRKALREAYPNLGRVRLVDYKVRVLEGDAGTGARVRVLVECTDGQARWGTVGVSTNIVEASCQALADGLCCYLLGLHAAAAPPAAPDAAPALDPHAASPVGPDGAPSAGPDATQSANLDDAPPTGPDPAPAVGPEGSDAPQPADRGGAPPNALEGAPPAGLHVASPAASGAGPSHLPDPRPTAAESYGSDAAGSPGRASGPTPGAAERPA